Proteins found in one Synergistota bacterium genomic segment:
- a CDS encoding ABC transporter permease: protein MTAVFKHIARATFLLLRVFKWILRGYWEADSLKEQMSRVGVDSLPLITVTFAFTGMVMAIQLVDQFIRFGAESLIGGVMGLSVTREIAPVMTALIVAGRVGASFAAEIGTMKVTEQIDALEVMAVDPIRYLVVPRFLACVIMLPVLTIFSDFVGIVGGFLIVMSRDINALVYKSSISELMEPMDVIGGLIKASVFGGIIALVSCYAGMIASGGARGVGKITTAAVVISNMLVLIFNYFLSVLVFSLKMI from the coding sequence ATAACCGCGGTCTTTAAGCATATTGCAAGGGCTACTTTTCTCCTTCTAAGGGTATTTAAATGGATTTTGAGAGGATATTGGGAAGCTGACTCCTTAAAGGAGCAGATGTCTCGCGTTGGTGTGGACTCTCTTCCTCTTATAACCGTGACCTTTGCCTTTACAGGTATGGTAATGGCAATTCAGCTTGTAGACCAGTTTATTCGTTTTGGAGCGGAAAGCTTAATTGGAGGAGTGATGGGATTATCCGTAACCAGAGAGATTGCTCCGGTCATGACTGCTCTCATAGTTGCGGGGAGAGTTGGAGCATCTTTTGCTGCAGAAATAGGCACGATGAAGGTTACTGAGCAGATAGATGCTCTGGAGGTCATGGCTGTAGATCCAATTAGATATCTTGTGGTTCCGAGGTTCTTAGCTTGCGTTATAATGCTTCCCGTCTTGACTATTTTCAGCGATTTCGTCGGTATAGTGGGAGGTTTTCTCATCGTCATGAGCAGGGATATAAATGCTTTGGTTTATAAATCCTCGATCAGCGAGCTTATGGAACCCATGGATGTAATCGGTGGGCTGATAAAAGCGAGCGTCTTTGGAGGGATAATAGCTTTGGTGAGCTGTTATGCCGGTATGATTGCTTCTGGAGGTGCCAGAGGTGTGGGGAAGATAACGACTGCTGCAGTCGTTATATCCAATATGCTTGTGCTTATCTTTAACTATTTTCTATCGGTTCTGGTATTCTCGCTTAAGATGATATGA
- a CDS encoding bifunctional nuclease family protein has product MEKIMHISGVLMDATEGGFFVLLEEIEGERALLIGIGPMEARSIWDALNGNFFFRPLTHDLIRNMLESLKITLEKIVVTKLENNVFYANLYLIKESGEKIVMDSRPSDAIAIALRTKSPIYVREEVLAEAGVPKENVKSLLSKEEGEEKRIIN; this is encoded by the coding sequence GTGGAGAAGATAATGCATATATCTGGAGTGCTTATGGACGCAACAGAGGGAGGATTCTTCGTACTGCTCGAGGAAATAGAAGGAGAGAGAGCTCTCTTAATAGGCATAGGCCCTATGGAGGCAAGATCCATTTGGGATGCTCTAAATGGAAACTTTTTCTTCCGCCCCCTCACACACGATCTTATAAGAAACATGCTTGAATCATTAAAGATAACGTTGGAGAAAATAGTAGTAACGAAACTCGAAAACAATGTATTTTACGCAAATCTCTATCTCATCAAGGAAAGCGGAGAAAAGATAGTAATGGATTCGCGTCCAAGCGACGCCATAGCCATAGCCCTGCGTACTAAGAGCCCTATCTATGTGAGAGAGGAAGTTTTAGCGGAAGCGGGCGTCCCCAAAGAAAACGTAAAAAGCCTACTTTCAAAGGAAGAAGGCGAAGAAAAAAGAATCATAAATTAA
- a CDS encoding M20 family metallo-hydrolase translates to MRERIRSYLMEKRDNMVKTLGDLVSVPALAPESGGDGEMKKAKMLVRKAKELRLPLPRWYDCPDWRVSDGARPNLVITLEGEDKSRTFWIVTHLDVVAPGDLRLWETEPFKPVVKGDKVYGRGTEDCGQDIVASLYAFSFLVKEGIKPSINVSLAFVSDEETGSSYGMLHLIKKGVFKKNDIVLVPDAGEPDGLFIEVAEKSMLWLKFTVSGLQTHASVPHEGLNANLVASKMIISLYEELYAKFPQKSDLFVPPHSTFEPTMREKNVDNINTIPAKDIFYFDCRIVPEINIDEVFSFIKGKAFEIAQEFNAGVEIEIVNKSEAPAFSGEGNHGVELLRKCLKEAIGGEPRIGGISWTTLATFLRKEGIDTVVWSTRENRATQPNEYCRIDNMLRDAEVFTLMMLNL, encoded by the coding sequence ATGCGTGAGAGGATAAGATCTTATCTAATGGAAAAGCGCGATAATATGGTTAAAACCTTGGGCGATCTCGTTTCCGTTCCCGCTCTTGCTCCCGAGTCAGGCGGAGATGGTGAGATGAAAAAGGCGAAGATGCTTGTGCGAAAGGCTAAGGAGCTTCGTCTACCTTTGCCTCGATGGTATGATTGTCCCGACTGGAGGGTTAGTGATGGTGCGCGTCCCAATCTTGTTATAACTTTGGAAGGGGAGGATAAATCGAGAACCTTCTGGATTGTAACGCATCTTGATGTCGTTGCTCCTGGAGACCTTAGGTTGTGGGAAACCGAGCCCTTTAAGCCGGTTGTTAAAGGGGATAAAGTCTATGGAAGGGGAACCGAGGACTGTGGACAGGATATAGTTGCGTCCCTTTATGCTTTTTCCTTTCTCGTTAAGGAGGGCATAAAACCATCAATAAACGTTTCGTTAGCTTTCGTTTCGGATGAGGAAACTGGAAGTAGCTATGGAATGCTTCACCTCATAAAGAAAGGCGTTTTTAAGAAGAACGATATAGTTTTGGTGCCAGATGCGGGAGAGCCAGATGGATTATTTATAGAGGTTGCTGAGAAGAGCATGCTATGGTTGAAGTTTACCGTAAGTGGCTTGCAAACGCATGCGAGCGTTCCCCACGAAGGGCTTAATGCTAATCTCGTTGCTTCCAAGATGATAATCTCGCTTTATGAGGAACTTTATGCTAAGTTTCCCCAAAAGAGCGATCTCTTCGTTCCACCTCACTCTACCTTTGAGCCTACTATGAGAGAGAAGAATGTGGATAATATAAACACGATTCCGGCGAAGGACATCTTCTATTTTGATTGCAGGATAGTGCCTGAGATAAACATCGATGAGGTTTTCAGCTTCATAAAGGGAAAAGCTTTCGAGATAGCTCAGGAGTTTAACGCGGGAGTCGAGATAGAGATTGTTAATAAGAGCGAGGCTCCCGCCTTCTCAGGAGAAGGAAATCACGGCGTTGAATTATTGAGAAAGTGCCTTAAGGAGGCTATTGGGGGAGAACCCCGCATAGGGGGAATAAGCTGGACCACTCTCGCTACTTTCCTGCGAAAAGAGGGAATAGATACCGTTGTATGGAGCACACGGGAAAACAGGGCAACACAACCCAACGAGTACTGCAGGATAGATAACATGCTCAGGGATGCCGAGGTTTTTACTCTTATGATGCTGAACCTTTAA
- a CDS encoding LemA family protein has product MGWIVLIALLIIAGVFIILYNRLIVLKNRVDNAWAQIEVQLKRRADLIPNLVETVKGYASHEKEVFENVTKARSAILSAKTPKEYAQAEGELTSALKTLFAVAEAYPELKANANFQELQKQLEETENKIAYARQFYNDTVLMYNNAIETFPGVLFARLFNLQRKEFFEIEEAERGAPKVSF; this is encoded by the coding sequence ATGGGATGGATAGTTCTCATAGCTCTCCTTATTATAGCAGGAGTATTTATCATACTATATAACAGATTGATCGTTCTTAAAAACAGAGTTGACAACGCATGGGCACAGATAGAAGTTCAACTTAAAAGAAGAGCGGATTTAATACCAAACCTCGTTGAAACCGTGAAGGGATACGCTTCTCACGAAAAGGAAGTGTTTGAAAACGTCACCAAGGCAAGAAGCGCCATACTAAGCGCAAAAACTCCAAAGGAATATGCACAGGCGGAAGGCGAGCTAACAAGCGCTTTAAAAACGCTTTTTGCCGTAGCAGAAGCTTATCCGGAGCTTAAAGCCAACGCAAATTTCCAGGAACTTCAAAAACAGCTCGAGGAAACGGAAAACAAAATCGCATATGCAAGGCAATTTTACAACGATACGGTTTTAATGTACAATAACGCTATAGAAACCTTTCCCGGTGTTTTATTCGCAAGGTTATTTAACCTCCAAAGAAAGGAGTTCTTCGAGATTGAAGAGGCAGAAAGAGGTGCTCCAAAGGTATCGTTCTAA
- a CDS encoding DUF2207 domain-containing protein, which yields MKRQKEVLQRYRSKILLTALVAILPFFLFSPIAHAKSYYIKDALIAFDISHNGKIKVREEITYSLSGKFHYLKRIIPLRGLHVENVQVSVKGAAAKIQREIFQGRGVRIIAYISDDPNNIYSGVLNKDVTLITSYELSGAVKLFKDIAEFFPKFWGEGWPKPVKTLIAQVSFPAKELEITYWVHPKDFLKSVKMSEGKIILRFENIPPHQFIEARFIVPKTLFDKNAKFAKKFGYPALAKIKDIERTYKIRELLIRYFSILILVSAFLIPLFIYFKWGREPKVSYHAPYEHEPPYPEPPSFVNAIMMGKIGVPTLEGFVASVLELIRKGFIKMETRGKNDIIIKLNDVSSKGKLNRPEEEILKFLREYLNKGERSWKELTKIWKGSASFREFFDEWKGIVSWELKPERFFTDTGSRLMKAYGIIALMAGIISIVMILFGVNRMFHPTAWNLMIVCLGGLSLSGLISLLLPEQVGGRWTSFGRSYYMKWKAFKRFLSDFSLLKLHPPSSIAIWDKYLVYATALGVAEKTWKAMKVLVPKTVATESSFYPMWGFYPFWIGSFYHPLREAYAYKPEGGGEDIFSGFIGGDGGIGGIGGGFGGGGGEAG from the coding sequence TTGAAGAGGCAGAAAGAGGTGCTCCAAAGGTATCGTTCTAAGATATTACTGACAGCACTTGTAGCTATTCTTCCCTTCTTCCTATTCTCTCCAATTGCTCACGCTAAAAGCTATTATATAAAAGACGCCCTCATAGCTTTCGATATATCTCACAATGGAAAGATAAAGGTGAGAGAGGAGATTACTTACAGCCTCTCTGGGAAATTCCACTATCTGAAAAGAATAATACCCCTGCGAGGGCTTCATGTGGAAAACGTCCAGGTTAGCGTCAAAGGAGCAGCAGCAAAAATCCAGAGAGAGATTTTTCAGGGAAGAGGTGTGCGAATCATAGCATATATAAGCGATGATCCAAATAACATTTACAGTGGTGTTTTAAACAAAGATGTAACTCTAATAACTTCATATGAACTAAGCGGAGCAGTGAAACTTTTTAAGGATATTGCGGAATTTTTCCCGAAATTTTGGGGAGAAGGTTGGCCAAAGCCGGTTAAAACGCTGATAGCTCAGGTGTCCTTTCCAGCGAAAGAGCTTGAGATTACATATTGGGTTCATCCCAAGGATTTCCTTAAAAGCGTAAAAATGAGCGAGGGGAAAATTATACTGAGGTTTGAGAATATCCCTCCTCACCAGTTTATAGAAGCGAGATTTATAGTACCCAAGACGCTCTTTGACAAGAATGCCAAGTTCGCAAAGAAATTTGGGTACCCCGCTTTAGCAAAGATAAAAGATATAGAAAGAACATACAAGATAAGAGAGCTCCTTATAAGATACTTCTCGATCCTCATTCTCGTCTCAGCTTTTCTCATTCCTCTCTTTATATACTTTAAATGGGGGAGAGAACCTAAGGTATCTTATCACGCACCCTATGAGCATGAACCTCCGTACCCTGAACCTCCCTCCTTCGTGAATGCGATAATGATGGGCAAAATAGGCGTTCCAACGCTCGAGGGATTCGTCGCAAGCGTGCTTGAGCTCATAAGAAAGGGTTTCATCAAAATGGAAACACGGGGCAAAAACGACATCATTATAAAACTTAATGATGTCTCATCAAAAGGCAAGCTTAACAGACCAGAAGAAGAGATCTTAAAGTTCCTGAGAGAATACTTAAATAAAGGAGAAAGAAGCTGGAAGGAACTGACCAAAATCTGGAAGGGAAGCGCAAGTTTCAGAGAATTTTTCGATGAATGGAAGGGAATCGTAAGCTGGGAACTTAAGCCTGAGCGATTCTTTACCGACACGGGAAGCAGGTTAATGAAAGCTTATGGAATCATCGCTCTCATGGCAGGCATAATATCTATAGTCATGATCCTTTTCGGAGTCAACAGAATGTTTCACCCCACTGCTTGGAACCTTATGATCGTTTGCTTAGGGGGCTTATCCTTAAGCGGATTGATATCTCTACTTCTTCCTGAACAGGTGGGAGGAAGATGGACAAGCTTCGGAAGAAGCTACTACATGAAATGGAAAGCATTCAAAAGATTTTTGAGTGATTTCAGCCTACTAAAGCTTCATCCACCATCATCAATAGCCATATGGGACAAGTATCTGGTATATGCAACCGCTCTCGGTGTTGCTGAAAAGACATGGAAAGCTATGAAAGTATTGGTTCCAAAAACGGTAGCAACCGAGAGCTCCTTCTATCCGATGTGGGGCTTCTATCCCTTCTGGATCGGTAGCTTTTACCATCCATTAAGAGAGGCCTATGCATATAAGCCTGAGGGCGGGGGTGAAGACATATTCTCAGGATTTATCGGGGGAGACGGAGGAATTGGAGGCATCGGAGGAGGCTTCGGAGGAGGGGGAGGAGAAGCTGGCTGA